One genomic region from Spiroplasma endosymbiont of Polydrusus cervinus encodes:
- a CDS encoding lipoprotein yields MKKILNLLTTITLIGTITTSLVACNKSEYNEVKLKELKEKNNINIKDGILEWIAPEEKPLNKLDNKYYFVVWRGNGTDDCRIVKFKNNIDLNTPAGKRNINNLSGYNLNLTNSDIKGINLNIYKSGIVEFSHWWYRSDDYFKSVYCWNNDSEPNTPEIDNNGNIKNKY; encoded by the coding sequence ATGAAAAAAATATTAAATCTTTTAACAACCATCACTTTAATTGGAACAATTACAACAAGTTTAGTTGCTTGTAATAAATCAGAATATAATGAAGTAAAATTAAAAGAACTAAAAGAGAAAAACAATATAAACATAAAAGATGGTATTTTAGAATGAATAGCACCAGAAGAAAAACCACTTAATAAATTAGATAATAAATATTATTTTGTTGTGTGGCGTGGTAATGGAACTGATGATTGTCGTATTGTTAAATTTAAAAATAATATAGATTTAAATACTCCTGCAGGAAAAAGAAATATTAATAATTTAAGTGGTTATAATTTAAATTTAACTAATTCAGATATTAAGGGTATTAACTTAAATATATATAAATCTGGTATTGTTGAGTTTTCTCACTGATGATATAGAAGCGATGATTATTTTAAATCAGTTTATTGCTGAAATAATGACAGTGAACCAAATACACCAGAAATTGATAATAACGGAAATATTAAAAATAAATATTAA
- the ileS gene encoding isoleucine--tRNA ligase translates to MNYKDTLLTPNTLFEMKANLAEKEPKIQLEWLRTNVVAGRYQHNVTQPPFILHDGPPYANGDLHVGHALNKILKDFIVRYYNQKGYYSPWICGWDTHGLPIETAVVKSEVNRKTTPPVRFRQICRKYALDQIDNQINQFSRLGLFSDFQQKYVTLDLAYELEQFRLFQTMVQKKLVYRQLKPIYWSPSSESALAEAEIEYDELISPSIYITFPVTTGNKIIKPGTKFIIWTTTPWTIPMNQMLAVGEEIVYVEVVVNGEKYLFVKALLEQLQSLFNWEKVKIIQEVVGANLAGIITKHPLYDRYSPVVLSHHVTIETGTGVVHTASGFGENDYLIAKANNVPIFAPLDDAGKYTAEVGDDTLTGVYYEDANKMIGQRLEQEGVLLKLKFIKHRSPIDWRTKKPVIYRATAQWFVSIEKIKPALLAEIKQVQWNPEWAAKRMATMIENRQDWCISRQRLWGVPIIAFYDENNQPQFSPELIEHVINLFAKAKTTDIWFEWTADQLLPPPYQKRNWRKEQDIMDVWFDSGVSNLAVTKSYQLPHPVSVYLEGIDQFRGWFNSSLITSVVATGHAPYQIVLAHGFANDEKGRKMSKSLGNVISPLAITDQYGADILRLWVASVDYRDDVKIGPDILKQIAEAYRKIRNTLRFLLANLTDFNPATDCQPQLAEVDYYVLHLAYEFQKKVNKSYEEFNFNNVYMLINNFVITTLSKFYLDFTKDILYIEQMADPRRRVVQTTLYYLFRILVDALKPIIPHTVEESHQFIKYPHQQSSVHCEENFVLSTTIDQALITKWEQVLKLRDDVNKELERRREQKEIKKSLECQVTIALKEPYADLATIKDLYKIFIVSEIIFTTDHHHLTEYETSYLKVQEKSGVKCQRCWIIYNHLNAQNNEICDRCFNVLSTKNVQ, encoded by the coding sequence ATGAATTATAAAGATACCTTATTAACTCCCAATACCTTATTTGAAATGAAAGCTAACTTAGCGGAGAAAGAACCAAAAATCCAGTTAGAATGACTACGAACAAATGTTGTTGCTGGTCGTTATCAACATAATGTCACCCAACCACCTTTTATTTTACATGATGGCCCTCCCTATGCAAATGGTGATTTGCATGTTGGCCATGCCTTAAATAAAATTTTAAAGGATTTTATTGTTCGCTATTATAACCAAAAAGGATACTATAGTCCTTGAATTTGTGGGTGAGATACCCATGGTTTACCAATTGAAACTGCTGTTGTTAAAAGCGAGGTCAATCGTAAAACAACCCCACCCGTTCGCTTTCGCCAAATTTGTCGAAAATATGCCCTTGACCAAATTGATAACCAGATTAACCAATTTAGTCGGTTAGGATTATTTAGTGATTTTCAGCAGAAATATGTTACATTAGATTTAGCCTATGAACTAGAACAATTCCGGTTATTTCAAACAATGGTCCAAAAAAAATTAGTTTATCGGCAATTAAAACCAATTTATTGATCACCATCGAGTGAGTCGGCCTTAGCGGAAGCCGAAATTGAATATGACGAATTAATTTCCCCATCAATTTATATTACCTTTCCGGTAACGACAGGGAATAAAATAATTAAACCAGGCACAAAATTTATTATTTGAACAACAACCCCATGAACAATTCCAATGAATCAAATGTTAGCAGTGGGGGAAGAAATTGTTTATGTTGAAGTTGTAGTTAATGGTGAAAAGTATTTATTTGTCAAAGCGTTATTAGAGCAGCTACAATCTCTTTTTAACTGAGAAAAAGTTAAAATTATTCAAGAAGTTGTTGGGGCTAACTTAGCGGGAATTATTACAAAACACCCTTTATATGATCGTTATAGCCCCGTTGTTCTTAGCCATCATGTTACGATTGAAACAGGAACGGGAGTTGTTCATACGGCTTCTGGTTTTGGTGAAAATGATTACTTGATTGCGAAAGCAAATAATGTCCCAATTTTTGCTCCTTTAGATGATGCCGGGAAATATACCGCCGAAGTCGGCGATGATACTTTAACCGGAGTGTATTATGAAGATGCCAATAAAATGATTGGCCAACGCTTAGAACAAGAGGGCGTATTATTAAAATTAAAATTTATTAAGCACCGCTCACCAATTGATTGACGAACAAAGAAACCAGTTATTTATCGGGCAACAGCGCAATGATTTGTTTCAATTGAAAAAATAAAACCAGCCTTATTAGCGGAAATTAAACAAGTACAATGAAATCCAGAATGAGCAGCGAAGCGAATGGCAACAATGATTGAAAACCGGCAAGATTGATGTATTTCGCGGCAAAGATTATGGGGCGTTCCAATTATTGCCTTTTATGATGAAAATAATCAACCGCAATTTAGCCCCGAATTAATTGAACATGTTATTAATTTATTTGCTAAAGCAAAAACAACCGATATTTGATTTGAATGAACAGCGGATCAATTATTACCACCACCGTATCAAAAGCGTAATTGACGCAAAGAGCAAGATATTATGGATGTTTGATTTGATAGTGGGGTTAGTAATTTAGCAGTCACAAAATCTTACCAGTTGCCGCATCCTGTTAGTGTTTATTTAGAGGGAATTGACCAATTCCGTGGTTGATTTAATTCTTCATTAATTACTTCGGTTGTTGCCACAGGGCATGCGCCATATCAAATAGTTTTAGCGCATGGTTTTGCTAATGATGAAAAGGGGCGTAAAATGAGTAAATCATTAGGGAATGTAATTTCGCCCTTAGCGATTACTGACCAGTATGGGGCCGATATTTTACGACTGTGAGTTGCATCGGTTGATTATCGCGATGATGTTAAAATTGGTCCGGATATTTTAAAACAAATTGCCGAAGCTTATCGTAAAATTCGTAATACTTTGCGGTTTTTATTAGCGAATTTAACTGATTTTAATCCAGCAACTGATTGTCAACCGCAATTAGCGGAAGTTGATTATTATGTGTTACATTTAGCCTATGAATTTCAAAAAAAAGTTAATAAAAGTTATGAGGAATTTAATTTTAATAATGTTTATATGTTAATTAATAATTTTGTGATTACAACTTTATCAAAATTTTATTTAGATTTTACCAAAGATATTTTATATATTGAGCAAATGGCGGATCCTCGTCGGCGTGTTGTGCAAACAACCTTATATTATTTATTTCGTATTTTAGTTGATGCTTTAAAACCAATTATTCCGCATACGGTAGAAGAGAGTCACCAGTTTATTAAATATCCCCACCAACAAAGTTCGGTGCATTGCGAAGAGAATTTTGTTTTGTCAACCACAATTGATCAAGCATTAATCACAAAATGAGAACAAGTATTAAAATTACGCGATGATGTTAATAAAGAATTAGAACGTCGTCGTGAACAAAAAGAAATTAAGAAATCCTTAGAGTGCCAAGTTACGATTGCTTTAAAAGAACCATATGCTGACTTAGCAACAATTAAGGATTTATATAAAATTTTTATTGTTAGTGAGATTATTTTTACAACTGATCATCATCATTTAACTGAATATGAAACAAGTTATTTAAAAGTGCAAGAAAAATCCGGGGTAAAATGCCAACGCTGTTGAATAATTTATAACCATTTAAACGCTCAAAATAATGAAATCTGTGATCGTTGTTTTAATGTTTTATCGACCAAAAATGTGCAATAA
- the ftsY gene encoding signal recognition particle-docking protein FtsY — protein MSFFQKLKAKREEKKQIKLEKALQKTRLTFSHDIKKLVHKYKEYDDQYLAELEEILIASDIGMNMVLRITNQIRKKVQKGWSIEDTNDYLVEVIMDLYNDPKSKKNKLNIKNHRVNVILMVGVNGAGKTTTIAKLTKQFLDQKQKVLLVAGDTFRAGAVEQLNQWAERLQVAIVKPLKEGQDPASVIYDGLVKGKQDHVDVIIIDTAGRLQNKVNLMSELNKINRIIKREISDAPHETLLVIDGVTGQNGISQAKNFSEVTDVSGVVLTKMDGTAKGGVVLAIKDQLNIPVKLIGLGEQPTDLQEFDIEQYIYNLTKDLFNQNEMETE, from the coding sequence ATGAGTTTTTTTCAAAAATTAAAAGCAAAGCGTGAAGAGAAAAAACAAATTAAATTAGAAAAGGCGTTACAAAAAACACGCTTAACTTTTTCTCATGATATTAAAAAATTAGTACATAAGTATAAAGAATATGATGATCAATACTTAGCAGAATTAGAAGAAATTTTAATTGCCAGTGATATAGGAATGAATATGGTCTTACGAATTACGAACCAAATTCGCAAGAAAGTTCAAAAAGGGTGAAGTATTGAAGACACTAATGATTATTTAGTCGAAGTAATAATGGATTTATATAATGACCCCAAAAGTAAAAAAAATAAGTTAAATATTAAGAATCATCGTGTCAATGTTATCTTAATGGTTGGTGTTAATGGAGCTGGAAAAACAACAACAATTGCTAAATTAACAAAACAATTTCTTGACCAAAAACAAAAGGTTTTATTAGTTGCTGGTGATACTTTCCGAGCGGGGGCTGTTGAACAGTTAAACCAATGAGCAGAACGCTTACAAGTTGCCATTGTTAAACCATTAAAAGAGGGCCAAGATCCGGCTAGTGTTATTTATGATGGCCTAGTTAAAGGAAAACAAGACCATGTTGATGTTATTATTATTGACACCGCTGGGCGTTTGCAAAATAAAGTTAATTTAATGAGCGAATTAAATAAAATTAATCGTATTATTAAACGAGAAATTTCGGATGCTCCGCATGAAACATTATTGGTAATTGATGGGGTTACTGGTCAAAATGGGATTTCCCAGGCAAAGAATTTCTCTGAAGTAACAGATGTTAGTGGAGTTGTTTTAACCAAAATGGATGGAACGGCTAAGGGTGGCGTTGTATTGGCTATTAAAGACCAACTAAATATTCCGGTTAAATTAATTGGTTTAGGTGAACAACCAACTGATTTACAAGAATTTGATATTGAACAATATATTTATAATTTAACAAAGGATTTATTTAATCAGAATGAAATGGAAACAGAATAA
- a CDS encoding rhomboid family intramembrane serine protease, which yields MSFDKDKLSLVDYFLKQEKYSVYKSKPRNNNNAYLYKVDSKEFQIIKIIDNFSGEFHNFIINDEIVKMLKTFLNKKFQRAKITILSIVLIENRSQIYKDDSGNVTLFVNKNNYLDQLKNYYPNITMLEESSETESSMVGMTTEEILDGIKDPNSKLTKNLKQLSDKLSVNNLGVTWVLIALLLLIPFIGIFFGAQIFNTQELSEKATQLVYGGITRDLLIWNNQWWRLWTYVLFSSNSLLVVLNLFMIFTVARYVEALLGRWRLSVILLLGVPLAGLFLGAVLPNWIFGGSTILLAILWGSLFSYNYGKENLGVLIANQWTLIIMLWLLIMPIFLGYSYYLINFVGFFVGSAIGYGLEFNRSHRVNWTMLYPVFIIVTMITVSVITLLWMRYVPPYSGAVIDVLVSYWRAGLMSRNAIEDMLNNYYLYPKPDWPIFLLNSQTRFDNLFALGGLGNFWQY from the coding sequence ATGAGTTTTGATAAAGATAAGTTATCTCTAGTTGATTATTTTTTAAAACAAGAAAAATACAGTGTTTATAAAAGTAAACCACGAAATAATAATAATGCTTACTTATATAAAGTTGATAGTAAAGAATTTCAAATTATTAAAATTATTGATAATTTTAGTGGTGAATTTCACAATTTCATCATTAATGATGAAATTGTGAAAATGTTAAAGACTTTTTTAAATAAGAAATTTCAACGCGCAAAAATTACTATTTTATCAATTGTTTTAATTGAAAATCGTTCGCAAATTTACAAAGATGATAGTGGTAATGTAACCTTATTTGTTAATAAAAATAATTATCTTGATCAGTTAAAAAATTATTATCCGAACATTACCATGTTAGAAGAAAGTAGTGAAACCGAGTCTTCAATGGTGGGAATGACAACAGAAGAAATTTTAGATGGCATTAAAGACCCAAATAGTAAATTAACGAAAAATTTAAAGCAATTAAGTGATAAGTTAAGTGTCAATAATCTAGGCGTGACGTGAGTTTTAATTGCCTTATTATTACTGATTCCATTTATTGGTATCTTTTTTGGAGCGCAGATTTTTAATACGCAAGAATTAAGTGAAAAAGCAACGCAACTGGTTTATGGGGGAATTACCCGGGATTTATTAATTTGAAATAACCAATGATGACGATTATGAACATATGTCTTATTTTCAAGTAATTCATTATTAGTAGTTTTAAATTTATTTATGATTTTTACCGTTGCGCGTTATGTGGAAGCCTTGTTAGGACGTTGACGATTATCGGTAATTTTATTGTTAGGGGTCCCATTAGCGGGCTTATTTTTAGGGGCCGTGTTACCGAATTGAATTTTTGGTGGTTCAACAATTTTATTAGCAATTCTATGAGGAAGTTTGTTTAGTTATAATTATGGGAAAGAAAATTTAGGGGTTTTAATTGCCAATCAATGAACTTTAATTATTATGTTATGGCTGTTAATAATGCCAATCTTTTTAGGTTATTCATATTATTTAATTAATTTTGTTGGCTTTTTTGTTGGGAGTGCTATTGGTTATGGCTTAGAATTTAACCGCTCACATCGTGTGAATTGAACAATGTTATATCCAGTCTTTATTATTGTCACAATGATAACAGTCAGTGTCATTACCTTATTATGAATGCGTTATGTGCCACCATATAGTGGGGCAGTAATTGATGTCTTAGTAAGCTATTGACGTGCGGGATTAATGAGTCGGAATGCCATTGAAGACATGTTAAATAATTATTATCTTTATCCCAAACCGGATTGACCAATCTTTTTATTAAATAGTCAGACTCGTTTTGATAATCTTTTTGCCTTGGGCGGATTAGGTAATTTTTGACAGTATTAA
- a CDS encoding RluA family pseudouridine synthase — protein MAKITFIASTTNRIDKILTDYFKTQPTPFSRTKVQELITARQVQVNDQVVRANSLGKIGNQIIIELPEPKASPLTPRAMLLTILYEDEYLMVIDKANNLVVHPAPGHQDDTLVNALLAHGVDWSTASGEQRPGIVHRIDRQTTGVLVIAKNDVVHQQLQEQIQTKQLQRRYLALVHGKITEKRAKIDAPIGRDPNNRKKMTVTAKNSKKAVTNILVIERFNDYTYIECELETGRTHQIRVHLKYINHPSVGDPLYGTSTDKKEIFGQYLHAYQLTFVHPVTKQFLTITATLPQEFEQRLAILREKG, from the coding sequence ATGGCTAAAATTACTTTTATTGCTTCGACAACAAATCGTATTGATAAAATTTTAACTGATTATTTTAAGACGCAACCAACTCCTTTTTCTCGCACAAAAGTGCAAGAATTAATCACCGCCAGACAAGTACAAGTTAATGACCAAGTGGTGCGAGCAAATTCGCTTGGTAAAATTGGCAATCAAATTATTATTGAATTACCCGAACCAAAGGCCAGTCCCTTAACCCCGAGGGCAATGCTGTTAACAATTTTATATGAGGATGAATATTTAATGGTGATTGATAAAGCAAACAATTTAGTTGTTCACCCCGCGCCAGGGCATCAAGATGATACCTTAGTGAATGCTTTATTAGCACATGGTGTTGATTGGTCAACAGCTAGTGGTGAACAACGTCCGGGTATTGTCCATCGAATTGATCGGCAAACAACAGGGGTCTTAGTTATTGCTAAAAATGATGTTGTTCATCAGCAGTTGCAAGAACAAATTCAAACAAAACAGTTACAACGCCGGTATTTAGCGCTTGTTCATGGTAAAATTACCGAAAAGCGGGCTAAAATAGATGCTCCAATTGGTCGCGATCCAAATAACCGCAAAAAAATGACCGTAACCGCAAAAAATTCTAAAAAAGCAGTGACTAATATTCTTGTAATTGAACGGTTTAATGATTATACTTATATAGAGTGTGAATTAGAAACAGGACGAACGCATCAAATTCGCGTCCATCTAAAATACATTAATCATCCAAGTGTGGGTGATCCGTTATATGGGACAAGTACTGATAAAAAAGAAATTTTTGGCCAATATCTGCATGCTTATCAATTAACATTTGTTCATCCAGTTACAAAACAATTTCTGACAATAACAGCAACATTACCACAAGAGTTTGAACAAAGATTAGCAATACTACGCGAGAAAGGATAG
- a CDS encoding DDE-type integrase/transposase/recombinase encodes MKENNIQAEYVKRMRRKILIKQNRNKNIIKYPDLVNRNFNDIKERFSILFTDVTYLIWNGKKHYQSTIFDGYTKEIIDVKWSKFNNNKLVIDNLNDAINKIKKIKKDLNKTIIHSDHGYQYTSKDYNSKCLDNKIIISMGKNYHCTDNIIIESFHSLLKKGTIHNKNYKSHNEYINDVKKWNKWYSNQKEKYIINESL; translated from the coding sequence ATGAAAGAAAATAATATTCAAGCTGAATATGTAAAGCGTATGCGTAGAAAAATATTAATAAAACAAAATAGAAATAAAAATATAATTAAATATCCTGATTTAGTAAATCGTAATTTTAATGATATTAAAGAAAGATTTTCAATTTTATTTACTGATGTAACTTATTTAATTTGAAATGGTAAAAAACATTATCAATCAACAATATTTGATGGATATACTAAAGAAATTATTGATGTAAAATGATCAAAATTTAATAATAACAAACTTGTAATTGATAATTTAAATGATGCAATTAATAAAATTAAAAAAATAAAAAAAGATCTAAATAAAACAATAATTCATTCAGATCACGGATATCAATATACATCTAAAGATTACAATAGTAAATGTTTAGATAACAAAATTATAATTTCAATGGGTAAAAATTATCATTGTACAGACAACATTATTATTGAAAGTTTTCATTCATTACTTAAAAAAGGAACAATCCATAATAAAAATTATAAATCTCATAATGAATATATTAATGATGTTAAAAAATGAAATAAATGATATTCAAACCAAAAAGAAAAATATATAATAAATGAAAGTTTGTAA
- a CDS encoding lipoprotein — MKKLLSILGAIGLKATSTTSLISCEKPNNSENGE, encoded by the coding sequence ATGAAAAAGTTGCTAAGTATTTTAGGAGCAATCGGATTAAAAGCAACAAGTACAACATCATTAATTAGTTGCGAAAAACCAAATAATAGTGAAAACGGCGAGTAA
- the trxA gene encoding thioredoxin, translating into MAIKEIKDIDEFKKAIIDTKLTLVDFYADWCGPCKMIAPIIDELAKTRDDVNFIKVNVDVLQDIAQDHGILSIPTLIIFQSGNELKRKIGFVTANEIEQDLLSQN; encoded by the coding sequence ATGGCTATAAAAGAAATAAAAGATATTGATGAATTTAAAAAAGCAATTATTGATACAAAGTTAACATTAGTTGATTTTTATGCTGATTGATGTGGACCATGTAAAATGATTGCTCCAATAATTGATGAGTTAGCAAAAACCCGTGATGATGTTAATTTTATTAAAGTTAATGTTGATGTTCTACAAGATATTGCTCAGGATCATGGGATTTTATCAATTCCGACATTAATTATTTTTCAAAGTGGAAACGAATTAAAACGTAAGATAGGATTTGTAACTGCTAATGAAATTGAACAAGATTTATTAAGTCAAAATTAA
- the rnhC gene encoding ribonuclease HIII: MNNISFKKVDSKIIESINTAYQAYTINNADLNKVNVFNKNGITITIYKTNSVLFQGYHSEKEAQRFFPTLTSSLPNKKKENVIAINYFQKDVIGNDEVGVGDIFGPLVVTAAYLPLATFDQLAALPIKDSKKITNQQILTLAPTIKKLVKSATIIINNELYNKWYDKYQNAHVIKALGHNQALVQLLAKYNLTNKTIFIDQFVNQTKYFEYLQHTKPMIKDNLVFITKGEEKSLVIACSAILSRATFLIKIQELEAKYHLFFPLGASETVKTVARNYKATMPATTYNQFLKEHFNLTKK, translated from the coding sequence ATGAATAATATTAGTTTCAAAAAAGTTGATTCCAAAATTATTGAATCAATTAATACTGCTTATCAAGCTTATACTATCAACAATGCCGATCTTAATAAAGTTAATGTTTTTAACAAAAACGGGATTACAATTACAATTTATAAAACCAATAGTGTTTTATTCCAGGGTTATCATTCCGAAAAAGAAGCCCAGCGGTTTTTTCCAACATTAACAAGTTCTTTGCCAAATAAAAAAAAAGAAAATGTTATTGCAATAAATTATTTTCAAAAAGATGTTATTGGTAATGATGAAGTTGGTGTTGGCGACATTTTTGGTCCGCTTGTTGTCACCGCTGCATATCTACCCTTGGCCACTTTTGACCAGTTAGCAGCCTTACCAATTAAGGATAGTAAAAAAATCACAAATCAACAAATTTTAACCTTAGCACCAACAATTAAAAAATTAGTTAAAAGCGCTACAATTATTATTAATAATGAACTTTATAATAAATGATATGATAAATACCAAAATGCCCATGTTATTAAAGCTTTAGGTCATAATCAAGCTTTGGTACAATTATTAGCAAAGTATAACCTAACTAATAAAACAATCTTTATTGATCAATTTGTTAATCAAACAAAATACTTTGAATATTTGCAACACACAAAGCCAATGATTAAAGATAATCTTGTTTTCATTACCAAAGGAGAGGAAAAATCATTAGTCATTGCCTGTAGTGCCATTTTAAGTCGTGCAACCTTTCTAATTAAAATACAAGAACTAGAAGCGAAATACCACCTTTTTTTCCCATTAGGAGCTAGTGAAACAGTTAAGACAGTGGCCCGAAACTACAAAGCAACAATGCCCGCCACTACGTATAATCAGTTTTTAAAAGAGCATTTTAATTTAACAAAAAAATAA
- the lspA gene encoding signal peptidase II, with product MKERTKQFWHDVQDHFKNRNYIWKYKLQVCLPLFIGLLILDIITKELVFHLLSHSPDAPEVKFLDGFINFKFMVNTGIAFGVNANNLPVVIIGAVVITLIAFGIFLYVNSKPAVVGLIMITTGGFGNLIDRMWNQGGVVDFLAWILFPPYSIFNLADTWVTAGVIVLIIAIIIEIIKFYLERRRSNHEENVESNG from the coding sequence ATGAAAGAACGAACAAAACAATTCTGACACGATGTTCAAGATCATTTTAAAAATCGGAATTATATTTGAAAATACAAACTGCAAGTTTGTTTACCACTTTTTATTGGCTTATTAATTTTAGATATTATTACTAAAGAATTAGTTTTTCATTTATTATCGCATAGTCCTGATGCGCCAGAAGTTAAATTTTTGGATGGCTTTATTAACTTTAAATTTATGGTTAATACAGGGATTGCCTTTGGGGTAAATGCGAATAATCTTCCGGTTGTAATTATTGGCGCTGTTGTTATTACCTTGATCGCATTTGGAATTTTTCTGTATGTTAATAGTAAACCGGCGGTTGTTGGTTTAATCATGATTACAACGGGCGGCTTTGGCAATTTAATTGACCGAATGTGAAATCAAGGGGGCGTTGTTGACTTTCTGGCATGAATTTTATTTCCACCGTATAGTATTTTTAATTTAGCTGATACTTGAGTAACAGCAGGAGTTATTGTCCTAATTATTGCCATTATAATTGAAATTATTAAATTTTATCTTGAACGCCGCCGTAGCAATCACGAGGAAAATGTTGAGTCAAATGGCTAA
- a CDS encoding TIGR00282 family metallophosphoesterase, whose protein sequence is MNILIIGDIYAQAGRTAVKKYLPQLIKKYNINLIIANGENTTHGKSIAKHHYNELKEAGINIITSGNHIFRNPEVLKYIKEVNDLLKPANMNSFTPGQGTVVINVNNKKVRITNLMGRSFMDPVDNPYTIFEEIIANDDSDYHFVDFHAEASAEKLAFAWNYDGIITGFFGTHTHVQTADNRILPKGTGYITDVGMCGSYDSIIGANPDEIIIKEKTGLPARFEPATENDRFIFSAVLLQVDDKTNKAIKIDRILIRPENETNFFA, encoded by the coding sequence ATGAATATTTTAATAATTGGTGATATTTATGCGCAAGCTGGTCGGACAGCTGTCAAAAAATACTTACCACAACTAATAAAAAAATATAATATTAATTTAATTATTGCCAATGGTGAAAATACAACCCATGGTAAGTCAATAGCGAAGCATCATTATAATGAGTTAAAAGAAGCGGGGATTAATATTATTACTTCGGGGAATCATATTTTTCGGAATCCCGAAGTTTTAAAATATATTAAAGAAGTAAATGATTTATTAAAACCAGCCAATATGAACTCGTTTACCCCTGGGCAGGGGACTGTTGTTATTAATGTTAATAATAAAAAAGTTCGCATTACTAATTTAATGGGCCGCAGTTTTATGGATCCTGTTGATAATCCTTATACCATTTTTGAAGAAATTATTGCAAATGATGATAGTGATTATCATTTTGTTGATTTTCATGCCGAAGCTAGTGCTGAGAAATTAGCTTTTGCTTGAAACTATGATGGTATTATTACTGGTTTTTTTGGAACCCATACCCATGTTCAAACTGCTGATAATCGAATCTTGCCAAAAGGAACCGGATATATTACTGATGTTGGGATGTGTGGTAGTTATGATTCAATTATTGGGGCTAACCCAGATGAAATTATTATTAAAGAAAAAACAGGATTACCAGCGCGATTTGAACCAGCAACTGAAAATGATCGATTTATTTTTTCAGCAGTATTATTACAAGTGGATGATAAAACAAATAAAGCAATTAAAATTGATCGGATTTTAATTCGTCCGGAAAATGAAACTAATTTTTTTGCATAA
- a CDS encoding transposase family protein — MARKGQKFNKYTAYFRKMIVQEVKNNSISFIAKKYQINKKTVSSWYENFKKGILNTNKGPKESFKKRDLNYYKVRYELLKKLHDFYN; from the coding sequence ATGGCAAGAAAAGGACAAAAATTTAATAAATATACAGCATATTTTCGAAAAATGATAGTACAAGAGGTTAAAAATAATAGTATAAGTTTTATTGCAAAAAAATATCAAATTAATAAAAAAACTGTTTCTTCATGGTATGAAAATTTTAAGAAAGGAATTTTAAACACCAATAAAGGTCCAAAAGAATCATTTAAAAAAAGAGATTTAAACTATTACAAAGTTAGGTATGAATTACTAAAAAAGCTTCATGACTTTTACAATTAA
- the ylxM gene encoding YlxM family DNA-binding protein — MKDLEKSNELIILYELYSKLLTTKQKEYFELYFFDDYSLSEIAGLKSVSRNAVYDSLVKITSALQKFENNLQLGFKQHQRDIIYQEFENIKECVGLIKKLKKIDSD, encoded by the coding sequence ATGAAAGATTTAGAAAAATCAAATGAGTTAATTATTTTATATGAGTTGTATAGCAAATTATTAACAACTAAGCAAAAAGAATATTTTGAATTATATTTTTTTGATGATTACTCGTTAAGTGAAATTGCGGGTTTAAAAAGTGTTTCTCGAAACGCTGTATATGATTCATTGGTAAAAATTACAAGTGCTTTGCAAAAATTTGAAAATAACTTACAATTAGGATTTAAACAGCATCAGCGGGATATTATTTATCAAGAATTTGAAAACATTAAAGAATGCGTTGGATTAATTAAAAAATTAAAAAAAATTGATAGTGATTAA
- a CDS encoding lipoprotein: MLSILGAIGLTATSTTSLISCEKPNNSENGE; the protein is encoded by the coding sequence ATTTTAAGTATTTTAGGAGCAATCGGATTAACAGCAACAAGTACAACATCATTAATTAGTTGCGAAAAACCAAATAATAGTGAAAACGGCGAGTAA